In one window of Arthrobacter pascens DNA:
- a CDS encoding iron-siderophore ABC transporter substrate-binding protein — protein MTSPFFSGRSATRRTLFKSAGAASAVFAAAAFTLSACSTGPVSSASDATATGSAPQFPVTIKHLFGETTIKSQPQRVATVSWVNDDVAIALGVVPVGVPKNEWGGNAQGSTPWKDAALEKLGAGFGSAKAPAQYSEADGVNFTEIATLAPDVILAAYSGLTEEDYKKLSQIAPVVAQPEVAYGTSWQDSTSIIGKALGKDAEATKLVADTEATIKDKVSKYPQIPGKSFIYGNLEPASADGVNVYTANDNRPRFLSEIGMKLASVVEDNSKGSNAFFIPWSAEKANELKSDIFVTWVPDAATTQSIKSDPLLGQIPAIRNGALVADSDNTLTLSISASSPLSLPWSLDTFLPQLAGAADKVTAAVK, from the coding sequence GTGACTTCCCCCTTCTTCTCCGGCCGGAGTGCCACGCGCCGCACGCTGTTCAAGTCAGCTGGCGCGGCATCGGCTGTCTTTGCTGCAGCGGCGTTCACCCTGAGCGCCTGCTCCACAGGCCCCGTGTCCTCCGCCTCGGATGCAACCGCCACAGGCTCAGCACCGCAGTTCCCGGTCACCATCAAGCACCTGTTCGGCGAGACCACCATCAAGAGCCAGCCCCAGCGCGTGGCAACCGTCTCCTGGGTCAACGATGACGTGGCGATTGCCCTCGGCGTGGTTCCGGTGGGAGTTCCCAAGAATGAGTGGGGCGGCAACGCGCAGGGCTCCACCCCGTGGAAGGATGCAGCCCTTGAGAAGCTGGGAGCGGGCTTCGGCTCGGCAAAGGCTCCCGCCCAGTACTCCGAAGCAGACGGCGTGAACTTCACGGAAATCGCCACACTCGCCCCGGACGTCATTCTGGCGGCCTACTCCGGACTCACCGAAGAGGACTACAAGAAGCTCAGCCAGATCGCTCCCGTGGTGGCGCAGCCCGAGGTGGCATACGGAACCTCCTGGCAGGATTCCACCTCCATTATCGGCAAGGCACTGGGCAAGGATGCGGAGGCAACCAAGCTGGTCGCGGATACTGAGGCCACGATCAAGGACAAGGTCTCCAAGTACCCGCAGATCCCCGGTAAGAGCTTCATCTACGGCAACCTGGAACCCGCTTCGGCCGACGGCGTCAATGTGTATACGGCCAACGACAACCGCCCCCGCTTCCTTTCAGAGATCGGCATGAAACTTGCGTCGGTTGTGGAGGACAACTCCAAGGGATCCAACGCATTCTTCATCCCGTGGTCCGCGGAGAAAGCCAATGAGCTCAAGTCCGACATCTTTGTCACCTGGGTTCCGGACGCCGCAACCACGCAGTCCATCAAGTCCGACCCCCTGCTTGGCCAGATCCCCGCGATCCGGAACGGTGCCCTGGTGGCCGATTCGGACAACACTCTCACGCTGTCCATCTCTGCGTCCTCGCCGCTGAGCCTGCCGTGGTCGCTGGACACGTTCCTGCCGCAGCTGGCCGGCGCGGCGGATAAAGTCACCGCTGCTGTGAAGTAA
- a CDS encoding FecCD family ABC transporter permease: MTESTTTTPARAGGKVNAGGKAGKAGKTAGRAGRTGTRQAAWLLAAVVVLALLTVASLAVGARGLSLGTVWQALTQFDPTNGDHAVVQARIPRTVLGLLAGGALGLAGAAMQGVARNLLADPGILGVNAGAALAVVTGIYVFGVSSLTGYIWFAFIGAAAAAVVVYLVASLGREGATPVKLALAGAALSAGLYSLMNVILVSSQDTLDRFRFWQAGGISGRDWSVVLPGLPFLAAGAVIVLSTGRILNGLALGDDIARGLGQRVGLARGVTALGVVLLCGSATALAGPIGFVGLVIPHAVRSLTGPDYRWILPFSLVLAPALLLAADIIGRVVLLPGEVPAGIMTALVGAPVFVWLIRRGKGAGL; the protein is encoded by the coding sequence ATGACGGAAAGTACGACGACGACGCCCGCTCGCGCCGGGGGGAAGGTCAACGCCGGGGGTAAGGCCGGGAAGGCCGGGAAGACTGCGGGGAGGGCCGGGAGAACCGGTACCCGGCAGGCCGCCTGGCTGCTGGCGGCCGTCGTCGTACTCGCCCTGCTGACCGTGGCATCACTGGCGGTGGGTGCCAGGGGCCTTTCCCTTGGCACCGTATGGCAGGCGCTCACCCAGTTCGATCCGACGAACGGTGACCACGCCGTAGTCCAGGCGCGCATTCCACGGACCGTGCTTGGCCTGCTTGCCGGCGGTGCGCTGGGCCTCGCCGGCGCGGCGATGCAAGGGGTGGCCCGCAACCTGCTGGCCGATCCGGGCATTCTGGGCGTCAATGCAGGGGCCGCGCTGGCCGTGGTCACCGGGATCTACGTGTTCGGCGTGTCCTCCCTTACCGGCTACATCTGGTTCGCGTTCATCGGCGCGGCTGCAGCCGCCGTCGTGGTTTACCTCGTTGCCTCCCTCGGCAGGGAAGGCGCGACGCCGGTCAAGCTCGCCTTGGCAGGGGCTGCTCTCAGTGCCGGGCTCTACTCGCTCATGAACGTCATCCTGGTCTCCAGCCAGGACACCCTTGACCGCTTCCGTTTCTGGCAGGCGGGCGGGATTTCCGGCCGGGACTGGTCAGTGGTGCTGCCTGGCCTGCCGTTCCTGGCCGCAGGTGCCGTCATTGTGCTGTCCACCGGACGGATCCTGAACGGACTGGCCCTGGGCGATGACATCGCCCGCGGGCTGGGGCAGCGGGTGGGGCTGGCCAGGGGCGTGACAGCGCTGGGCGTTGTGCTGCTGTGCGGATCAGCGACAGCGCTGGCAGGGCCCATCGGCTTCGTCGGCCTGGTCATTCCGCATGCCGTGCGTTCCCTCACGGGCCCCGATTACCGCTGGATCCTGCCATTCTCGCTGGTCCTGGCGCCGGCGTTGCTGCTTGCCGCGGACATCATCGGCCGGGTGGTGCTGCTCCCCGGCGAGGTCCCGGCCGGCATCATGACCGCATTGGTGGGCGCGCCCGTGTTCGTCTGGCTAATCCGCCGCGGCAAGGGGGCCGGACTGTGA
- a CDS encoding FecCD family ABC transporter permease, translating into MPLKSVKTGHYLHVRAALLAAALLALFAASVLLGSYTVTIPDFFRIVTAHLTGGERIPGASFIVMENKLPRAVIGTMIGAAFGLSGGLFQTMLRNPLASPDVIGISSGASAAAVTAIVIFGASGAAVSGAALAGALGVAALIYAISRGGPLGGSSLGGGGGGGGNAAGNRLILAGVGIAAALHAVVSVLMTRADIRTAADALVWLNGSLNSANWERAGVLSLSLLILVPVVVALAGPLRVLELGDDTAAGLGIRVGLTRVAVVVTAVALAAVATAAAGPVSFVAFLAGPIARRFTRKASLPASAMVGALIVLAADYAAANVAPLLLDGTVLPVGVVTGALGAPFLLWLLVTSNRKDA; encoded by the coding sequence ATTCCCCTCAAAAGCGTAAAAACAGGGCATTATCTGCATGTTCGCGCGGCACTTCTCGCTGCGGCACTCCTTGCACTTTTCGCGGCTTCAGTCCTTCTGGGCAGCTACACCGTGACCATTCCGGACTTCTTCAGGATCGTGACGGCCCACCTCACCGGCGGCGAAAGGATCCCCGGAGCCAGTTTCATCGTGATGGAGAACAAGCTGCCCAGGGCGGTCATCGGCACCATGATCGGGGCGGCTTTCGGCCTGTCCGGCGGCCTCTTCCAGACCATGCTCCGCAATCCGCTGGCCAGCCCCGACGTGATCGGCATCAGTTCCGGCGCCAGTGCCGCTGCTGTCACGGCCATCGTCATCTTCGGGGCGTCAGGGGCTGCTGTCTCCGGTGCTGCCCTGGCCGGGGCGCTCGGCGTTGCCGCCCTCATCTACGCCATCTCCCGCGGCGGTCCGCTAGGCGGCAGTTCGCTCGGCGGGGGCGGCGGGGGCGGCGGGAACGCCGCGGGCAACCGCCTCATTCTGGCCGGCGTGGGCATCGCCGCCGCCCTGCATGCAGTGGTCAGCGTCCTGATGACCCGCGCGGACATCCGGACCGCCGCGGATGCCCTGGTCTGGCTCAACGGCTCCCTCAACTCAGCCAACTGGGAGCGCGCCGGCGTCCTGTCGCTGTCCCTCCTGATCCTCGTTCCAGTCGTCGTTGCCCTCGCCGGGCCGCTCCGGGTCCTGGAACTCGGCGATGACACTGCCGCCGGCTTGGGCATCCGCGTCGGGTTAACCCGCGTGGCAGTGGTGGTCACCGCCGTCGCCCTCGCTGCAGTGGCGACGGCGGCAGCAGGCCCTGTCTCGTTCGTCGCGTTCCTTGCCGGCCCCATCGCAAGGCGCTTCACCCGCAAGGCCAGCCTCCCGGCCTCGGCGATGGTGGGTGCCCTCATTGTCCTGGCGGCAGACTACGCCGCCGCCAACGTCGCTCCCTTGCTGCTGGACGGCACTGTGCTGCCAGTCGGCGTGGTCACCGGCGCCCTCGGTGCCCCCTTCCTGCTGTGGCTCCTCGTCACGTCAAACCGAAAGGATGCCTGA
- a CDS encoding ABC transporter ATP-binding protein, which translates to MAVLNARDLTLKYDQRCVVDGLSIEIPEGKVTMIVGGNACGRSTLLRGLSRLLKPAGGAVTLDGKDIHSRPARELARTLGLLPQHPAAPDGITVRDLVGRGRYPHQGFFRSWGARDVSQNERAVQRALEATATLDLAGRNVDELSGGQRQRVWIAMALAQETDVLLLDEPTTYLDLAHQVEVLDLVTDLNRKRGTTVAIVLHDLNLAARYADHVIAMKAGCVVALGAPGEVVTVELVRDVFGLDSRIIPDPVSGTPLIIPVGRHHADATGTIPATVNATAPVNAPADELEFVS; encoded by the coding sequence ATGGCAGTTCTCAACGCCCGGGACCTCACGCTGAAATACGACCAGCGGTGCGTGGTGGACGGGCTCAGCATCGAGATCCCTGAGGGAAAGGTCACGATGATCGTGGGCGGCAACGCGTGCGGAAGATCGACCCTTCTCCGTGGCCTGTCCAGACTCCTCAAACCCGCGGGGGGAGCGGTGACGCTCGACGGCAAGGACATCCACTCCCGTCCGGCCCGTGAACTGGCCCGCACGCTGGGGCTCCTCCCACAGCACCCCGCCGCCCCGGACGGCATCACCGTCCGGGACCTGGTGGGCCGCGGCCGTTACCCGCACCAGGGCTTCTTCCGCAGCTGGGGCGCGAGGGACGTGTCCCAGAATGAGCGCGCAGTGCAGCGGGCGCTCGAAGCTACCGCAACGCTGGACCTCGCCGGGCGGAACGTGGATGAGCTGTCCGGCGGACAACGCCAGCGCGTCTGGATTGCCATGGCGCTGGCCCAGGAAACGGACGTCCTGCTGCTGGATGAGCCCACCACGTACCTGGACCTTGCCCACCAGGTGGAAGTGCTGGACCTGGTCACGGACCTCAACCGCAAACGGGGCACTACCGTGGCCATCGTCCTGCACGACCTGAACCTCGCGGCCCGCTACGCGGATCACGTCATCGCCATGAAGGCCGGCTGCGTCGTGGCGCTGGGAGCCCCGGGGGAGGTTGTCACCGTGGAGTTGGTCCGGGACGTGTTTGGACTGGACTCCCGCATTATTCCGGATCCGGTTTCGGGGACACCCCTGATCATCCCGGTCGGGCGCCACCACGCCGATGCCACCGGCACCATACCCGCCACCGTCAACGCCACCGCACCCGTCAACGCCCCCGCCGACGAACTGGAGTTTGTTTCATGA
- a CDS encoding siderophore-interacting protein, which translates to MKSREIASTEPMTLAFEVIVSSVQLLSPNFRRITFGGYSLRDFGVHGDTLDLRIKLMIPSLASDGSQLPLPSFMDQAGWYREWLAMDPAVRGSMRTYTVRDSRLDSVYPEIDVDFVMHFDSDGNGGPAANWALNARPGDAITIIGPNNHAAHCVTAEIYSGIEWRPGMAQRVLLAGDETAVPAISAILESLPSYMTGQAYLEVPEAGDFLDLKTAADVNITWLARDAAIGRSRPHGELLQGTVRLAVPVPGWVAIKAADGGAGPEPEDVNVDVDILWETPSRMDTEAIGATKNPDVPAGGMPFYAWIAGEAGVIKDMRRYLVRDVGIDRKQVAFMGYWRRGKAEV; encoded by the coding sequence ATGAAAAGCCGTGAGATCGCATCAACTGAGCCCATGACCCTGGCGTTCGAAGTCATCGTTTCCTCAGTGCAGTTACTCAGCCCCAACTTCCGCCGGATCACATTCGGCGGCTATTCCCTGCGGGACTTCGGCGTGCACGGTGACACCCTGGATCTGCGGATCAAGCTCATGATTCCGTCCCTGGCATCGGATGGCAGCCAGCTGCCGCTGCCTAGTTTCATGGACCAGGCGGGCTGGTACCGGGAATGGCTGGCCATGGATCCGGCGGTCAGGGGCTCCATGCGCACCTACACGGTGCGCGATTCACGCCTGGATTCGGTCTACCCGGAGATCGACGTCGACTTCGTGATGCACTTCGACTCCGACGGTAACGGCGGCCCGGCCGCGAACTGGGCCCTTAACGCCAGGCCGGGCGATGCCATCACGATCATCGGCCCCAATAACCACGCGGCTCACTGCGTCACCGCTGAGATTTACTCCGGCATCGAATGGCGTCCCGGGATGGCCCAGCGCGTCCTTCTCGCCGGCGACGAAACGGCCGTGCCGGCGATCTCCGCCATCCTCGAAAGCCTTCCGTCCTACATGACGGGCCAGGCCTACCTGGAAGTTCCGGAGGCAGGAGACTTCCTGGATCTCAAGACCGCCGCCGACGTCAACATCACTTGGCTCGCCCGGGATGCCGCCATCGGCCGCTCACGCCCGCACGGCGAGCTGCTTCAGGGAACGGTCCGGCTAGCCGTCCCGGTTCCGGGCTGGGTGGCGATCAAAGCGGCCGACGGCGGCGCCGGCCCCGAGCCCGAGGACGTCAACGTGGATGTGGACATCCTCTGGGAGACGCCCTCGCGGATGGACACCGAGGCGATCGGCGCCACCAAGAATCCCGATGTGCCCGCCGGCGGCATGCCCTTTTATGCCTGGATTGCAGGGGAAGCAGGGGTTATCAAGGACATGCGGCGGTACCTGGTACGGGACGTGGGGATCGACCGCAAGCAGGTTGCTTTCATGGGGTACTGGCGGCGGGGCAAAGCCGAGGTTTAG
- a CDS encoding glycoside hydrolase family 16 protein produces the protein MSLTACDVAATTHAASAPSQAGHKSSPSSAAPAPAPVTSSAAATPEPAASSSDQTAAPAATDPSTAIAPAPAAPAAPAVQPVAKQAAPTTGDGSQAATNFGWGPVVAGDEFSNTGAPDSTKWSVYNSAGHAGKGIRSPQAWSVANGVATVSGDSAGTTGGMSAKFSQQRYGRWETRMKTNARDPQYHPVLILSNSSAPNCPEIDYAESTKDTTLMKFFLHYACGGEDFQTTTATPLDTTQWHNYAVEWTPAAINGYIDGVKTFTDTNPAHQPAVAMKQTVQLDWFPDGSATKPSQMQVDWVRVYK, from the coding sequence ATGTCCCTGACGGCATGCGACGTCGCAGCCACGACACATGCGGCCTCTGCCCCAAGCCAGGCTGGCCATAAGTCATCACCATCCAGTGCAGCCCCGGCTCCCGCACCCGTTACGTCCTCCGCCGCGGCAACCCCGGAGCCGGCGGCTTCAAGCAGCGACCAGACTGCCGCTCCAGCCGCGACAGACCCGTCAACGGCCATCGCTCCGGCCCCGGCAGCACCCGCTGCCCCCGCGGTGCAGCCCGTCGCCAAGCAGGCCGCACCCACGACGGGTGACGGTTCGCAGGCAGCTACCAACTTCGGTTGGGGCCCTGTCGTGGCCGGAGATGAATTCTCCAACACCGGAGCACCGGATTCCACAAAATGGAGTGTTTATAACAGTGCGGGGCATGCAGGCAAAGGCATCCGCAGCCCCCAGGCATGGTCGGTCGCCAACGGCGTAGCAACCGTAAGCGGCGACTCCGCAGGCACTACGGGCGGCATGTCAGCAAAGTTCTCGCAGCAAAGGTACGGCCGCTGGGAGACCCGCATGAAAACCAATGCACGGGACCCGCAGTACCACCCCGTCCTGATCCTCAGCAACAGCTCTGCCCCGAACTGTCCCGAGATCGACTATGCGGAGAGCACCAAGGACACCACCCTAATGAAGTTCTTCCTGCACTACGCCTGTGGTGGAGAGGATTTCCAGACCACGACGGCGACTCCCCTCGACACCACCCAGTGGCACAACTACGCAGTTGAGTGGACTCCGGCTGCCATCAACGGATACATCGACGGCGTAAAGACCTTCACCGACACGAACCCTGCGCACCAGCCCGCGGTCGCCATGAAACAGACAGTACAGCTGGATTGGTTCCCGGACGGCTCGGCTACCAAACCCTCGCAGATGCAGGTCGACTGGGTCCGCGTATACAAGTAA